A single region of the Ancylobacter novellus DSM 506 genome encodes:
- the xylA gene encoding xylose isomerase, producing MNARFFPEVAPLKYAGPTSRDTFVYRWYDKNRVVLGKRMEDHLRFAVAYWHSFTWPGGDPFGGETFLRPWMHGSDEMELARAKAEVAFELFRVLDVPFFAFHDRDIAPEGRSLKESNANVRAIADVFAKKMETEKVRLLWGTANLFSNRRFMAGAATNPDPEVFAYAAAQVKNVLEVTHELGGENYVLWGGREGYETLLNTSLPRELDQMGRFLNLVVEHKYKIGFKGTILIEPKPQEPTKHQYDFDVGTVYGLLCRAGLEKEVKVNIEANHATLAGHSFEHEIAMAAALGIFGSIDMNKGDAQSGWDTDQFPTNVEDTALAFYEILKAGGYTTGGTNFDAKIRRQSIEPEDLVLAHAAAIDVCARALLIAADMFEDGALRKAVDARYARWDESENKAMLAPGASLEAIAARVEAQRLDPQPRSGRQERFEALVGSYLR from the coding sequence ATGAACGCCCGCTTCTTTCCCGAGGTCGCGCCGCTGAAATATGCCGGCCCGACCAGCCGGGACACCTTCGTCTACCGCTGGTACGACAAGAACCGCGTCGTGCTCGGCAAGCGCATGGAGGACCATCTGCGCTTCGCCGTCGCCTATTGGCACAGCTTCACCTGGCCGGGCGGCGATCCGTTCGGTGGCGAGACCTTCCTGCGCCCATGGATGCACGGCAGCGACGAGATGGAGCTGGCGCGGGCCAAGGCGGAGGTCGCCTTCGAGCTGTTCCGTGTCCTCGACGTGCCGTTCTTCGCCTTCCACGACCGCGACATCGCCCCCGAGGGCAGGTCGCTGAAGGAATCGAACGCGAATGTGCGCGCCATCGCCGACGTCTTCGCGAAGAAGATGGAGACCGAGAAGGTCAGGCTGCTCTGGGGCACGGCGAACCTGTTCTCCAACCGCCGCTTCATGGCCGGCGCCGCCACCAATCCCGATCCGGAGGTGTTCGCCTATGCCGCCGCGCAGGTGAAGAACGTGCTGGAGGTCACGCATGAGCTCGGCGGCGAGAACTACGTGCTGTGGGGCGGGCGCGAGGGCTATGAGACGCTGCTCAACACCTCGCTGCCGCGCGAGCTCGACCAGATGGGCCGCTTCCTCAACCTCGTTGTCGAGCACAAATACAAGATCGGCTTCAAGGGCACGATCCTGATCGAGCCGAAGCCGCAGGAGCCGACCAAGCACCAGTACGACTTCGACGTCGGCACGGTGTACGGGCTGCTCTGCCGCGCGGGCCTCGAGAAGGAAGTGAAGGTCAACATCGAGGCCAACCACGCCACGCTCGCCGGCCACAGCTTCGAGCATGAGATCGCCATGGCGGCGGCGCTCGGCATCTTCGGCTCGATCGACATGAACAAGGGCGATGCGCAGTCCGGCTGGGACACCGATCAGTTCCCGACCAATGTCGAGGACACCGCGCTCGCCTTCTACGAGATCCTTAAAGCCGGCGGCTACACCACAGGCGGCACCAATTTCGACGCCAAGATCCGTCGCCAGTCGATCGAGCCGGAGGACCTTGTCCTCGCCCATGCCGCGGCTATCGACGTGTGTGCGCGAGCGCTGCTGATCGCCGCCGACATGTTCGAGGACGGCGCGCTGCGCAAGGCGGTCGACGCCCGCTACGCCCGCTGGGACGAGTCGGAGAACAAGGCCATGCTGGCGCCGGGCGCTTCGCTCGAAGCCATCGCCGCCCGCGTCGAGGCGCAGCGCCTCGATCCGCAGCCCCGCTCGGGCCGGCAGGAGCGCTTCGAGGCGCTGGTCGGCAGCTATCTGCGCTAA
- the xylB gene encoding xylulokinase — protein sequence MFLGLDIGTSAIKAVLVDDAQTVIATAETPLAISRPQPGFSEQSPEEWWEATLASIDRLKAENPQALAAVRGVGLSGQMHGAVLLDKNGDVLRPAILWNDGRASAECRELEERFPDLHAVAGNLAFPGFTAPKLLWVRKHEPDIFARTAKVLLPKAYVGYRLTGEMVEEMSDASGTLWLDVGKRDWSDAALAATYMDRSFMPRLVEGSAAAGKITSDLAARWGMATPPVLAGGAGDNAAGAIGLGAIHANDAFVSLGTSGVLWATTDRYAPNPRSSVHAFCHAIPATWHQMGVILSAASALGWWSGATKVAPGELLAPLGEAPDAPSRSIFLPYLSGERTPHNDTAIRAAFIGLDHDASREAMTQAVLEGVAFAFKDCLDALAAAGTKLTEADVIGGGSRSRFWIAVLASVLGLPLHRVEDGERGGAFGAARLARMAATGESPAAICLPPRRIETIAPDPILQAAYAERHALYRALYPALKGVTP from the coding sequence ATGTTTCTCGGCCTCGACATCGGGACCTCCGCCATCAAGGCGGTGCTGGTCGACGACGCACAGACCGTCATCGCGACGGCGGAGACGCCGCTGGCGATCTCGCGCCCGCAGCCGGGCTTCAGCGAGCAGAGCCCGGAGGAATGGTGGGAGGCGACACTCGCCAGCATCGACCGGCTGAAGGCCGAGAACCCGCAGGCGCTCGCGGCCGTGCGCGGCGTCGGCCTGTCCGGCCAGATGCACGGCGCCGTGCTTTTAGACAAAAATGGCGACGTGCTGCGCCCCGCCATCCTGTGGAATGACGGCCGCGCCTCCGCCGAGTGCCGCGAGTTGGAGGAGCGCTTCCCCGACCTGCACGCGGTCGCAGGCAATCTCGCCTTCCCCGGCTTCACCGCGCCGAAGCTTTTATGGGTGCGCAAGCACGAGCCGGACATCTTCGCCCGCACGGCCAAGGTGCTGCTGCCCAAGGCCTATGTCGGCTATCGCCTCACCGGCGAGATGGTCGAGGAGATGTCGGACGCCTCCGGCACGCTCTGGCTCGATGTAGGCAAGCGCGACTGGTCGGACGCGGCGCTGGCGGCGACCTATATGGACCGCTCCTTCATGCCGCGCCTCGTCGAGGGCAGTGCGGCGGCGGGCAAGATCACGTCCGACCTCGCCGCGCGCTGGGGCATGGCGACGCCTCCGGTGCTGGCCGGCGGGGCGGGTGATAATGCCGCCGGCGCCATCGGCCTCGGCGCCATCCACGCCAACGATGCCTTCGTCTCGCTCGGCACCTCCGGCGTCCTGTGGGCGACGACCGACCGCTACGCGCCGAATCCGCGCTCCAGCGTGCACGCCTTCTGCCACGCCATCCCCGCGACCTGGCACCAGATGGGAGTGATCCTTTCCGCCGCCTCGGCGCTCGGCTGGTGGTCGGGCGCGACCAAGGTGGCGCCGGGCGAGTTGCTGGCGCCGCTCGGCGAGGCGCCGGACGCGCCCTCGCGGTCGATCTTCCTGCCGTACCTTTCCGGCGAGCGCACGCCGCACAACGACACGGCGATCCGCGCCGCCTTCATCGGCCTCGACCACGACGCCTCACGCGAGGCGATGACGCAGGCGGTGCTGGAGGGCGTCGCCTTCGCCTTCAAGGATTGCCTCGACGCGCTCGCCGCCGCCGGCACCAAGCTGACCGAGGCCGACGTGATCGGCGGCGGCTCGCGCTCGCGCTTCTGGATCGCGGTGCTGGCGAGTGTGCTCGGCCTGCCGCTCCACCGCGTCGAGGACGGTGAGCGGGGCGGGGCGTTCGGCGCCGCGCGGCTCGCCCGTATGGCCGCGACCGGCGAGAGCCCGGCGGCGATCTGCCTGCCGCCGCGGCGCATCGAGACCATCGCGCCCGATCCCATCCTTCAAGCCGCCTATGCGGAACGGCACGCGCTCTACCGGGCGCTGTACCCCGCCCTCAAGGGAGTGACCCCATGA
- a CDS encoding LacI family DNA-binding transcriptional regulator, protein MSRDVSRITLQDVAREAGVSLATADRVLNGRTGVRGATVERVKDAVARLGYRPNLAAARLARGSTYRFCFVLPVGANVFMRTLAEQVANTAAWLATNNAYIDTLRVDVFEPETLATALEGLIGHYDGVAVVALDHPTVRAAIDDLTAAGIAVVTLVSDVPSSHRLHYVGIDNIAAGRTAATLLGRFAGGRRGTIGLIVGTPALRDHAERQFGFTQVLAGEYPALKALPARESLDEDERTEAIVSQMLREVPDLVGLYNVGAGNRGIAAAISAANRASDLIFIGHDLTDDTRRFLLRGVMDAVINQDPGHQSRSAARVLLAHCAGEPLLNEQERIRIDIFVRDNLP, encoded by the coding sequence ATGTCCAGAGATGTTTCGCGCATAACCCTGCAAGACGTGGCCCGCGAGGCCGGCGTGTCGCTGGCGACCGCCGACCGCGTGCTCAACGGCCGCACGGGGGTGCGCGGAGCTACGGTCGAGCGGGTGAAGGACGCCGTGGCGCGCCTGGGCTATCGCCCCAACCTCGCCGCGGCGCGGCTCGCGCGCGGTTCGACCTACCGCTTCTGCTTCGTCCTGCCGGTCGGCGCCAACGTCTTCATGCGCACGCTCGCCGAGCAGGTGGCCAACACCGCGGCGTGGCTCGCGACCAACAACGCCTATATCGATACGCTGCGCGTCGACGTGTTCGAGCCCGAGACCTTGGCCACGGCGTTGGAGGGGCTGATCGGCCATTATGACGGCGTCGCGGTGGTCGCGCTCGACCACCCGACCGTGCGGGCGGCGATCGACGACCTCACCGCCGCCGGCATCGCCGTCGTCACGCTGGTCTCCGACGTGCCGTCCTCGCACCGGCTGCACTATGTCGGCATCGACAACATCGCGGCCGGTCGCACCGCCGCGACGCTGCTCGGCCGCTTCGCCGGCGGACGGCGCGGCACGATCGGGCTCATCGTCGGCACACCAGCGCTACGCGACCATGCCGAGCGCCAGTTTGGCTTCACGCAGGTGCTGGCGGGCGAATATCCGGCGCTGAAGGCGCTGCCGGCGCGCGAGAGTCTCGACGAGGACGAGCGCACCGAGGCCATCGTCTCGCAGATGCTGCGCGAGGTGCCGGACCTCGTCGGCCTCTACAATGTCGGCGCCGGCAATCGCGGCATCGCGGCGGCGATCTCCGCCGCCAATCGCGCCTCCGACCTCATCTTCATCGGCCACGACCTTACCGACGACACGCGGCGCTTCCTGCTGCGCGGGGTGATGGACGCGGTGATCAACCAGGACCCCGGCCACCAGTCGCGCTCGGCCGCCCGGGTGCTGCTGGCGCATTGCGCCGGCGAGCCGCTGCTGAACGAGCAGGAGCGCATCCGCATCGACATCTTCGTGCGGGACAACCTGCCGTGA
- the xylF gene encoding D-xylose ABC transporter substrate-binding protein: protein MKLKLMITAAAFATMVATGAARAAEPVVGVSWSNFQEERWKTDEAAIKKALAAAGAKYISADAQSSAAKQLSDVEALIAQGANALIILAQDSDAIAPAIAKAEAEGIPVVGYDRLIEIPYAYYITFDNKEVGRMQAAEVQKLAPKGNYLFIKGSSADPNADFLFSGQMEVLKPAIDKGDIKNVGEAYTDSWLPANAQKNTEQFLTAANNKVDAVVASNDGTAGGAVAALAAQGLAGSVPVSGQDADFAALNRIALGTQTVSVWKDSRELGKRAAEIALQLAKGADPKSVEGTTTFSGGPKKVSMNSTFLKPVPITKDNLDVIIEAGWVPKATVCQGVKPGTVKACD from the coding sequence ATGAAGCTGAAACTGATGATCACCGCCGCCGCCTTCGCCACCATGGTGGCGACGGGCGCGGCCCGCGCCGCCGAGCCCGTGGTCGGCGTGAGCTGGTCCAACTTCCAGGAAGAGCGCTGGAAGACCGACGAGGCTGCGATCAAGAAGGCGCTCGCCGCCGCCGGCGCCAAGTACATCTCCGCCGACGCCCAGTCGTCGGCCGCCAAGCAGCTCTCCGACGTCGAGGCGCTGATCGCGCAGGGCGCCAACGCCCTCATCATCCTGGCGCAGGATTCCGACGCCATCGCCCCCGCCATCGCCAAGGCCGAGGCCGAGGGCATCCCGGTGGTCGGCTATGACCGCCTGATCGAGATCCCCTACGCCTACTACATCACCTTCGACAACAAGGAGGTCGGCCGCATGCAGGCGGCCGAGGTGCAGAAGCTGGCGCCGAAGGGCAACTACCTCTTCATCAAGGGCTCGTCGGCCGATCCGAATGCCGACTTCCTGTTCTCCGGCCAGATGGAAGTGCTCAAGCCCGCCATCGACAAGGGCGACATCAAGAATGTCGGTGAGGCCTATACCGACAGCTGGCTACCCGCCAACGCCCAGAAGAACACCGAGCAGTTCCTGACCGCCGCCAACAACAAGGTCGACGCCGTCGTCGCCTCCAATGACGGCACGGCCGGCGGCGCCGTCGCCGCCCTCGCCGCGCAGGGCCTCGCGGGCTCGGTGCCGGTGTCCGGCCAGGACGCCGACTTCGCCGCGCTGAACCGCATCGCGCTCGGCACCCAGACCGTGTCTGTGTGGAAGGACTCCCGCGAGCTCGGCAAGCGCGCCGCGGAGATCGCCCTCCAGCTCGCCAAGGGCGCCGACCCCAAGTCGGTCGAGGGCACGACCACCTTCTCGGGCGGCCCGAAGAAGGTGTCGATGAACTCCACTTTCCTGAAGCCGGTTCCGATCACCAAGGATAATCTCGACGTGATCATCGAGGCTGGCTGGGTGCCGAAGGCGACCGTCTGCCAGGGCGTGAAGCCGGGCACCGTCAAGGCCTGCGACTGA
- a CDS encoding sugar ABC transporter permease — protein MTDTTTASTPVPSSRPGSPSAPASAPTSFLGALELDVRFLGMIGALAVIWVVFDFLADGTFLTPRNLWNLSVQSSSIAVMSTGMVLVIVMRHIDLSVGSILGVTGMIMAVFQVNYLMPTFGFNNPAVMIFTLVTGIAIGALIGALHGFVIAYLGVPAFIVTLGGLLVWRGAAWAVAQGKTIPLVDDNFKLLGGGADGSIGAEWSWIVAAIACLFIAAAAVQARRQRQRFHFPLKPVWAELVIVAAGCLAVVAATLMVNAYTLPPALARRYAEAAGITVPPEGISISFGYAVPVLVALAVGIVMTFVATRTRFGRYVFAIGGNPEAAELAGINTKRVTLAVFALMGALAAIGAAISTARLNSATNAQGTLDELYVIAAAVIGGTSLSGGSGTIAGAMIGALVMQSLQSGMVLMRVDTPYQNIVVGIVLVLAVWIDTMYRKRFK, from the coding sequence ATGACCGACACCACGACGGCCAGCACGCCCGTCCCGTCATCCAGGCCGGGATCGCCTTCGGCACCGGCCTCCGCGCCGACCTCTTTCCTCGGCGCGCTGGAGCTCGACGTTCGCTTCCTCGGCATGATCGGCGCCCTCGCCGTCATCTGGGTCGTGTTCGACTTCCTCGCCGACGGCACCTTCCTGACGCCGCGCAATCTCTGGAACCTATCGGTCCAGAGCTCCTCCATCGCGGTCATGTCCACCGGCATGGTGCTGGTGATCGTGATGCGCCACATCGACCTGTCGGTCGGCTCCATCCTCGGCGTCACCGGCATGATCATGGCGGTGTTCCAGGTCAATTACCTGATGCCGACCTTCGGCTTCAACAACCCGGCGGTGATGATCTTCACGCTCGTCACCGGCATCGCCATCGGTGCGCTGATCGGCGCGCTGCACGGCTTCGTCATCGCCTATCTCGGCGTGCCCGCCTTCATCGTCACGCTGGGTGGCCTCCTGGTCTGGCGCGGCGCCGCCTGGGCGGTGGCACAGGGCAAGACCATCCCGCTCGTCGACGACAACTTCAAGCTGCTGGGCGGCGGTGCCGACGGCTCGATCGGCGCCGAATGGAGCTGGATCGTCGCGGCCATCGCCTGCCTGTTCATCGCCGCCGCCGCCGTGCAGGCGCGCCGGCAGCGCCAGCGCTTCCACTTCCCGCTGAAGCCCGTCTGGGCCGAACTCGTCATCGTCGCCGCCGGCTGCCTCGCCGTCGTCGCCGCGACGCTGATGGTCAATGCCTATACGCTGCCGCCGGCGCTCGCCCGCCGCTATGCCGAGGCCGCCGGGATCACCGTGCCACCGGAGGGCATCTCGATCAGCTTCGGCTATGCCGTGCCGGTTCTGGTGGCACTCGCCGTCGGTATCGTCATGACCTTCGTCGCCACCCGCACCCGCTTCGGCCGCTACGTCTTCGCCATCGGCGGCAATCCGGAGGCGGCCGAACTCGCCGGCATCAACACCAAGCGCGTCACCCTCGCCGTGTTCGCGCTGATGGGCGCGCTCGCCGCCATCGGCGCTGCCATCTCCACCGCCCGCCTCAACTCGGCGACCAACGCGCAGGGCACACTCGACGAGCTCTACGTCATCGCCGCGGCGGTGATCGGCGGCACCTCGCTGTCGGGCGGCTCGGGCACCATCGCCGGCGCCATGATCGGCGCGCTGGTGATGCAGAGCCTGCAGTCCGGCATGGTGCTGATGCGGGTCGACACGCCCTACCAGAACATCGTGGTCGGCATCGTGCTGGTGCTCGCCGTGTGGATCGACACCATGTACCGCAAGCGGTTCAAGTGA
- a CDS encoding ATP-binding cassette domain-containing protein — MTDTITATTAATSLPPGASQVAGTPLVEMRDICIAFGGIHAVDHVTVDLMPGEVVALLGHNGAGKSTLIKILAGAYKADTGEVRINGEAASIANPRDAKRYGIETIYQTLALADNVDAAANLFLGREIMTPWGTLDDVAMEAATREVMGRLNPNFRKFKEPVRGLSGGQRQSVAIARAIHFNAKILIMDEPTAALGPQETAQVAELIKQLKAEGIGIFLISHDIHDVFDLADRVSVMKNGKLVGTARTSDVTQDEVLGMIILGKVPPGAMPGPGASH; from the coding sequence ATGACTGACACCATCACCGCCACCACTGCCGCCACCTCACTGCCGCCCGGCGCCTCGCAGGTCGCCGGCACCCCGCTGGTGGAGATGCGTGACATCTGCATCGCTTTCGGCGGCATCCACGCCGTCGACCATGTCACCGTCGACCTGATGCCAGGCGAGGTCGTCGCCCTGCTCGGCCACAACGGCGCGGGCAAGTCGACGCTGATCAAGATCCTCGCCGGCGCCTACAAGGCCGACACCGGCGAGGTCCGCATCAATGGCGAGGCCGCCAGCATCGCCAATCCGCGCGATGCCAAGCGCTACGGCATCGAGACGATCTACCAGACGCTGGCGCTCGCCGATAACGTGGACGCCGCCGCCAATTTGTTCCTCGGCCGCGAGATCATGACGCCGTGGGGCACGCTCGACGACGTCGCCATGGAAGCGGCCACCCGCGAGGTGATGGGCCGGCTCAACCCGAACTTCCGCAAGTTCAAGGAGCCGGTGCGCGGCCTCTCTGGCGGTCAGCGCCAGTCGGTCGCTATCGCCCGCGCCATCCACTTCAACGCCAAGATCCTGATCATGGACGAGCCCACCGCGGCGCTCGGCCCGCAGGAGACGGCGCAGGTGGCCGAGCTGATCAAGCAGCTGAAAGCTGAAGGCATCGGCATCTTCCTCATTAGCCACGACATCCACGACGTGTTCGACCTCGCGGACCGGGTGAGCGTGATGAAGAACGGCAAGCTGGTCGGCACCGCGCGCACCTCCGACGTCACCCAGGACGAGGTGCTCGGCATGATCATCCTCGGCAAGGTGCCCCCCGGCGCCATGCCCGGCCCGGGCGCGTCGCACTGA
- a CDS encoding copper chaperone PCu(A)C produces the protein MIRFTLRRALRGTEDRIGFLILAAALALFAVQPAFAHDYKIGQLEIGHPWARMTPAGAKVGGGYLSVENDGKEADRLVSGTAEISDRVEIHEMTVKDGVMNMRMLADGIEIPAGGELKLAPGGYHLMFIGLKQPLKQGESFKGTLTFAKAGTVNVEFKIEGMGGPKAAPAAEDHSGHMAPPTN, from the coding sequence ATGATCCGCTTCACCCTGCGCCGCGCGCTGCGCGGCACCGAGGACCGTATCGGCTTCCTCATCCTCGCCGCCGCCCTCGCCCTCTTCGCCGTGCAGCCGGCCTTTGCCCATGACTACAAGATCGGCCAGCTCGAGATCGGCCATCCCTGGGCGCGCATGACGCCCGCCGGCGCCAAGGTCGGCGGCGGCTATCTCAGCGTCGAGAATGACGGCAAGGAAGCCGACCGCCTCGTTTCCGGCACCGCCGAAATCTCCGACCGCGTGGAAATCCACGAGATGACCGTCAAGGACGGGGTGATGAACATGCGCATGCTCGCGGATGGGATCGAAATTCCGGCCGGCGGCGAGCTCAAGCTGGCGCCCGGCGGCTATCACCTCATGTTCATCGGGCTGAAGCAGCCGCTCAAGCAGGGCGAGAGTTTCAAGGGCACGCTCACCTTCGCCAAGGCAGGCACGGTGAACGTCGAGTTCAAGATCGAGGGCATGGGCGGACCCAAGGCCGCGCCGGCGGCCGAGGACCATAGCGGCCATATGGCACCGCCGACCAACTAG
- a CDS encoding PepSY-associated TM helix domain-containing protein, with protein MTATATPAASVRAVDLYRAVWRWHFYAGLMVLPFMILLSVTGGLYLFRDEIDGLVHRDLKLVATREAPAQAPSAWIDAALAARPDTALKVNMPATPDASAEVVVKTAEGERRSVYVDPYDSRVLGELPDRGTVMWIVRRLHSLAEFGTLANGVIEIVGGWSILLVGTGFYLWWPRKQAGGVLTVRGTPRRRVFWRDLHAVTGAVAGLAIGFMSLSGMPWSVFWGAKVNEWVNSSNYGYPAGLYVDVPMSDEHLAHANGPTAWSLEQARMPESSPAPGQPIGIDEAAATFDRLGVAPGYALSLPGGPTGVYSAAVYPDDLSKQRVVHLDQYSGKPLLDMSYADYGPAAKAMEWGINVHMGQEFGLANQLLMLAVCLAILLMSVSAGVMWWKRRPKGSLGIPPAPSDPSVMRGLIALMAVVGLIFPLVGASLLAMVLLDLAFARRRPRTRTA; from the coding sequence ATGACCGCCACAGCCACGCCTGCCGCCTCCGTGCGCGCGGTCGACCTCTACCGCGCTGTCTGGCGCTGGCACTTCTATGCCGGCCTGATGGTGCTGCCCTTCATGATCCTGCTCAGCGTGACCGGTGGGCTCTATCTCTTCCGCGACGAGATCGACGGCCTCGTCCATCGCGACCTCAAGCTGGTCGCCACGCGCGAAGCACCCGCACAGGCGCCAAGCGCCTGGATCGACGCCGCGCTGGCGGCGCGTCCCGACACCGCGCTCAAGGTCAACATGCCGGCGACGCCAGACGCCTCGGCCGAGGTGGTGGTGAAGACCGCCGAGGGCGAGCGCCGCTCGGTCTATGTCGACCCCTATGATTCCCGCGTGCTCGGCGAGTTGCCCGACCGCGGCACGGTCATGTGGATCGTCCGCCGCCTGCACAGCCTGGCCGAGTTCGGGACGCTCGCCAATGGCGTCATCGAGATCGTCGGCGGCTGGTCGATCCTGCTGGTCGGCACCGGCTTCTATCTGTGGTGGCCGCGCAAGCAGGCCGGCGGCGTGCTGACGGTGCGCGGCACGCCCCGACGCCGCGTGTTCTGGCGCGACCTGCACGCGGTGACCGGCGCCGTCGCCGGCCTCGCCATCGGCTTCATGTCGCTGTCGGGCATGCCGTGGTCGGTGTTCTGGGGCGCCAAGGTGAACGAGTGGGTGAACAGCTCCAATTACGGCTACCCGGCCGGGCTCTATGTCGACGTGCCGATGTCGGACGAGCATCTCGCCCATGCGAACGGCCCGACCGCCTGGTCGCTGGAGCAGGCGCGGATGCCGGAATCCTCCCCCGCTCCCGGCCAGCCCATCGGCATCGACGAGGCCGCCGCCACCTTCGACCGGCTCGGAGTGGCGCCGGGCTATGCGCTGAGCCTGCCCGGCGGACCCACCGGCGTCTATTCGGCGGCGGTCTACCCGGACGATTTGTCGAAGCAGCGCGTCGTCCATCTCGACCAGTACAGCGGCAAGCCTCTGCTCGACATGAGCTATGCCGATTACGGCCCCGCCGCCAAGGCGATGGAATGGGGCATCAACGTCCATATGGGCCAGGAATTCGGGCTGGCGAACCAGCTCCTCATGCTGGCGGTCTGCCTCGCCATCCTCCTGATGTCGGTCTCGGCCGGGGTGATGTGGTGGAAGCGCCGGCCGAAGGGCTCGCTCGGCATCCCGCCGGCCCCAAGCGATCCTTCGGTGATGCGCGGGCTCATCGCCCTCATGGCGGTGGTCGGGCTGATCTTCCCGCTGGTCGGGGCCTCGCTGCTGGCGATGGTGCTTCTCGACCTCGCCTTCGCCCGTCGCCGTCCCCGGACGAGAACCGCTTGA
- a CDS encoding winged helix-turn-helix domain-containing protein, translating to MARQSIEEADETDAPRPRDGLFIRVYFGDGRHLGPGMIELLETIRSEHSILSAARRMGMSYRRAWLLVDEIARNFREPIVETYPGRRGHGTDLTPFGERLIALYREVERASAAASAKAVEEMRAALAPPMEEKAEG from the coding sequence ATGGCACGGCAGAGCATTGAAGAAGCAGACGAAACGGACGCGCCCCGGCCGCGCGACGGGCTGTTCATCCGCGTCTATTTCGGCGACGGGCGGCATCTCGGCCCCGGCATGATCGAGCTCCTGGAGACCATCCGCAGCGAGCATTCGATCCTGTCCGCCGCCCGCCGCATGGGCATGAGCTATCGCCGCGCCTGGCTGCTGGTCGACGAGATCGCGCGCAATTTCCGCGAGCCGATTGTCGAGACCTATCCGGGCCGGCGCGGCCACGGCACCGACCTCACCCCTTTCGGCGAGCGGCTGATCGCGCTCTATCGCGAGGTGGAGCGCGCCAGTGCCGCCGCCAGCGCCAAGGCGGTCGAGGAGATGCGCGCCGCCCTCGCCCCGCCGATGGAGGAGAAGGCGGAAGGGTAG
- a CDS encoding DUF3309 family protein, translating into MQTLIVIILILVLLGATGFFGHRAYGLRGVLVVLVIALIILAVIGFVSDEFAVGPGVPPIMQDPN; encoded by the coding sequence ATGCAGACCCTCATCGTCATCATCCTGATCCTGGTGCTGCTCGGCGCCACCGGCTTTTTCGGCCATCGCGCCTATGGATTGCGCGGCGTGCTCGTGGTGCTTGTCATCGCGCTGATTATCCTCGCCGTGATCGGCTTCGTCAGCGACGAGTTCGCGGTCGGCCCCGGCGTGCCGCCGATCATGCAGGACCCGAACTAG
- the modC gene encoding molybdenum ABC transporter ATP-binding protein — protein MIEIDIRLARPGGFSLQADFTVPNAGVTALFGRSGAGKTTIIQAVAGVVRPDEGRIAVDGETFFDAARGIDVPIEARRVGYVFQEARLFPHLSVEKNLRYGERRSRAAERPIAFDAVVELLGIGHLLTRRPHTLSGGERQRAAIGRALLAQPRLLLMDEPLASLDEARKAEILPYLERLRDRMGLPILYVSHSVDEVLRLADTVVALQNGRQVARGPVAEAMARPEMVPIVGRFDVGALLDCTVARHDPAYALSSLAFAGGELRVPQVDLPVGAPVRARVRARDVALALAKPADVSVSNLLPAIVEEIRLQEGPYADVMLKVGEGRLTSTITRESVERLALRPGLALWAMIKSVAVDSRNPDFGAPG, from the coding sequence ATGATCGAGATCGACATCCGCCTCGCGCGGCCGGGCGGCTTCTCGCTGCAGGCCGATTTCACCGTGCCGAATGCCGGCGTCACCGCGCTGTTCGGCCGCTCGGGTGCCGGCAAGACCACGATCATCCAGGCGGTGGCCGGCGTGGTGCGGCCGGATGAGGGGCGCATCGCGGTCGACGGCGAGACCTTCTTCGATGCGGCGCGCGGCATCGACGTGCCGATCGAGGCGCGGCGGGTCGGCTATGTGTTCCAGGAGGCGCGGCTTTTCCCGCATCTCTCGGTGGAGAAGAACCTGCGCTATGGCGAGCGGCGCAGCCGCGCGGCGGAGCGGCCGATCGCCTTCGACGCGGTAGTCGAACTGCTCGGTATCGGTCATCTGCTCACGCGCCGCCCACATACGCTCTCCGGCGGCGAGCGCCAGCGCGCCGCCATCGGCCGGGCGCTGCTGGCGCAGCCACGGCTCCTGCTGATGGACGAGCCGCTGGCCTCGCTGGACGAGGCGCGCAAGGCGGAAATCCTGCCTTACCTGGAGCGGCTGCGCGACCGGATGGGCTTGCCCATCCTCTATGTCAGCCACTCGGTCGACGAAGTGCTGCGCCTCGCCGACACGGTGGTCGCGCTTCAGAACGGCCGGCAGGTCGCCAGAGGGCCGGTCGCCGAGGCGATGGCGCGGCCGGAAATGGTGCCGATCGTCGGGCGCTTCGATGTCGGTGCGCTGCTCGACTGCACGGTGGCGCGGCACGATCCCGCCTATGCGCTCTCCAGCCTCGCCTTCGCCGGCGGGGAACTGCGCGTGCCGCAGGTCGACCTTCCCGTCGGCGCGCCGGTGCGGGCGCGGGTGCGGGCGCGCGACGTGGCGCTGGCGCTGGCCAAGCCCGCCGACGTGTCGGTCTCCAACCTGCTGCCTGCCATCGTCGAGGAAATTCGGCTGCAGGAAGGCCCCTATGCCGATGTCATGCTCAAGGTCGGGGAGGGGCGGCTGACCTCGACCATCACCCGCGAGAGCGTCGAGCGGCTGGCGCTGCGGCCGGGCCTTGCCCTCTGGGCGATGATCAAGAGCGTGGCCGTGGACAGCCGCAACCCGGATTTCGGTGCGCCGGGCTAA